The following coding sequences lie in one Mercenaria mercenaria strain notata chromosome 5, MADL_Memer_1, whole genome shotgun sequence genomic window:
- the LOC128556860 gene encoding uncharacterized protein LOC128556860 isoform X1, which yields MDERIILAALFTGIRLTQTVFAECPDTVHPGIKGFGPDCKYRCNCKNKVQCDEVTGDCQNGCLFGWMGPGCQYRNLVTASIGTEQYYRAVDETHWANRAIDGDVNTCSSTDSRRFGDPTQQWWRLELSTEFYIVGLVIKIRDSDKANFRGFFVEIGNTTNNYDVCYQHAAGTDGEVVMNVNCVRPIIGKIVEIKLEENIPQPLVLCEVELFGGLVLFVLASIWEEISESKHLAFLVVKVLLWVPFISK from the exons AATGTCCAGATACAGTACATCCTGGAATCAAAGGTTTTGGACCAGACTGTAAATATAGATGTAACTGTAAGAACAAGGTCCAGTGTGACGAGGTAACTGGCGATTGTCAAAATGGTTGCTTGTTTGGATGGATGGGACCAGGATGCCAATACC ggAATCTTGTAACCGCATCCATTGGTACTGAACAGTATTATAGAGCGGTTGACGAAACCCACTGGGCAAATAGAGCAATAGATGGAGATGTGAACACATGCAGCAGTACAGACTCTCGACGATTTGGAGACCCAACACAACAATGGTGGCGTCTTGAATTATCGACTGAGTTTTATATCGTTGGATTAGTCATCAAGATTCGGGACTCAGATAAAG CAAATTTCCGTGGATTCTTTGTAGAAATAGGAAACACTACCAATAACTATGATGTCTGCTATCAACACGCAGCCGGTACCGACGGAGAAGTTGTTATGAATGTGAATTGTGTTAGACCAATTATTGGCAAAATAGTGGAAATCAAACTAGAAGAAAATATACCACAGCCTTTAGTTCTGTGTGAAGTAGAACTATTTGGAGGtttggttttatttgttttagcaAGCATTTGGGAAGAAATAAGCGAATCGAAGCATCTAGCTTTCCTCGTGGTGAAAGTATTGCTGTGGGTGccatttatttcgaaataa
- the LOC128556860 gene encoding uncharacterized protein LOC128556860 isoform X2: protein MKFLMLITVAVVWLRCTDAECPDTVHPGIKGFGPDCKYRCNCKNKVQCDEVTGDCQNGCLFGWMGPGCQYRNLVTASIGTEQYYRAVDETHWANRAIDGDVNTCSSTDSRRFGDPTQQWWRLELSTEFYIVGLVIKIRDSDKANFRGFFVEIGNTTNNYDVCYQHAAGTDGEVVMNVNCVRPIIGKIVEIKLEENIPQPLVLCEVELFGGLVLFVLASIWEEISESKHLAFLVVKVLLWVPFISK from the exons AATGTCCAGATACAGTACATCCTGGAATCAAAGGTTTTGGACCAGACTGTAAATATAGATGTAACTGTAAGAACAAGGTCCAGTGTGACGAGGTAACTGGCGATTGTCAAAATGGTTGCTTGTTTGGATGGATGGGACCAGGATGCCAATACC ggAATCTTGTAACCGCATCCATTGGTACTGAACAGTATTATAGAGCGGTTGACGAAACCCACTGGGCAAATAGAGCAATAGATGGAGATGTGAACACATGCAGCAGTACAGACTCTCGACGATTTGGAGACCCAACACAACAATGGTGGCGTCTTGAATTATCGACTGAGTTTTATATCGTTGGATTAGTCATCAAGATTCGGGACTCAGATAAAG CAAATTTCCGTGGATTCTTTGTAGAAATAGGAAACACTACCAATAACTATGATGTCTGCTATCAACACGCAGCCGGTACCGACGGAGAAGTTGTTATGAATGTGAATTGTGTTAGACCAATTATTGGCAAAATAGTGGAAATCAAACTAGAAGAAAATATACCACAGCCTTTAGTTCTGTGTGAAGTAGAACTATTTGGAGGtttggttttatttgttttagcaAGCATTTGGGAAGAAATAAGCGAATCGAAGCATCTAGCTTTCCTCGTGGTGAAAGTATTGCTGTGGGTGccatttatttcgaaataa